A genome region from Megalobrama amblycephala isolate DHTTF-2021 linkage group LG16, ASM1881202v1, whole genome shotgun sequence includes the following:
- the LOC125248243 gene encoding GTPase IMAP family member 8-like, with the protein MVFYGIGADGFTERTLNPTALTEEINQKLIWRLKSSTSSCLTPLRIVLLGKSVSENSGVGNFLLGRAAFDSEAPPDVVERVGGRLKDRHVMVINSPQLLQTNISDHQITQTVRECVSLSDPGPHVIVLLLKHDQCSAEDQECVEKVLDSFSERVYQHTMVLTTQEPTETNDILQKIIQKSFNRHFSLQRSSSPDDLLQTFEDIVQMNDGRHLDCAEESQYFTMKQQDTERQGVKLNLVVCGSDGTLKSSISELILQQTDRRSDVDLHGRQISLVDLPALFNTRLSEEEVMRQTLRCVSLCHPGVHVFLLIIPDAPLNNEDKAEMEEIQRIFSSRINKHMMILIMQNSEHHTEELNEETQSVIERFGGRHHFFGPNTQVSTLMENIEKMLKENRGELYSTETFLEAQMEKLMKYEEMKKKINSLETHLLSQDSRESTDDLRIVLLGKTGVGKSATGNTILGRDAFKAETSQESVTKESQRESSEINGRNVTVIDTPGLFDTELSNEEIQREIRHCISMILPGPHVFIIVLNLGQRFTKHEETSVKIIQETFGEKSLMFTMVLFTRGDFLKNKTIEQCLGKPGSPLMKLIEACGNRFHVFNNNQTGDRTQVSDLLEKIDNMVRVNGGSFYSCKMFREMERERQEQQMKILMDRVSEREELMKKLEEEKERMKKMMKEERQNHDKERKRREEELKIEIREQEKHQREIRDEMRRERETFKHEIEEMRQEKENLKKEKEKLQIKYDTETDRLMNRIENERKKREEEFNEREERIQNTNERERRSSD; encoded by the exons ATGGTTTTCTATGGTATTGGTGCAGATGGCTTTACAGAACGGACACTGAACCCAACAGCACTGACAGAAGAGATCAATCAGAAGCTCATCTG GAGGTTGaaatcatcaacatcatcaTGTTTGACTCCTCTGAG GATTGTTCTTCTGGGGAAGAGCGTGTCAGAAAACAGTGGAGTGGGAAACTTCCTGTTGGGACGAGCAGCGTTTgacagtgaagctcctccagaTGTTGTAGAGAGAGTCGGAGGAAGATTGAAGGACAGACACGTGATGGTCATCAACAGTCCTCAGCTGCTCCAGACAAACATCTCAGATCATCAGATCACACAGACAGTGCGAGAGTGTGTGTCTCTGTCTGATCCAGGACCTCATGTGATCGTTCTGCTCCTCAAACATGATCagtgttcagcagaagatcagGAGTGTGTGGAGAAGGTGCTGGACTCTTTCTCTGAGAGGGTTTATCAACACACTATGGTGCTCACCACACAAGAGCCCACTGAAACCAATGACATCCTACAGAAGATCATTCAGAAGAGCTTCAACAGACACTTCAGTCTTCAGAGAAGCAGCTCTCCTGATGATCTTCTGCAGACGTTTGAGGACATTGTGCAAATGAATGATGGACGACACCTGGATTGTGCTGAAGAGTCACAGTATTTCACAATGAAGCAACAGGACACAGAGAGAC AGGGTGTGAAGCTGAATCTGGTTGTGTGTGGGAGTGACGGCACATTAAAATCCTCCATATCAGAGCTGATCCTgcagcagacagacagaagatcAGACGTGGATCTTCATGGACGTCAGATCAGTCTGGTGGATCTTCCAGCTCTGTTCAACACTCGTCTCTCAGAGGAGGAAGTGATGCGTCAGACTCTCCGCTGTGTGTCTCTCTGTCATCCTGGAGTTCATGTGTTCCTCCTCATTATTCCTGATGCTCCACTCAATAATGAAGACAAAGCAGAAATGGAGGAGATCCAGAGGATCTTCAGCTCCAGAATCAACAAACACATGATGATCCTCATAATGCAGAATTCAGAGCATCATACAGAAGAACTCAATGAAGAAACACAGTCTGTCATTGAGAGATTTGGAGGACGACATCATTTCTTCGGTCCCAACACACAAGTGTCCACATTGATGGAGAACATTGAGAAGATGCTGAAAGAAAACAGAGGAGAGCTTTACTCCACAGAGACATTTCTGGAGGCGCAGATGGAAAAACTGATGAAATATGAAGAGAtgaagaagaaaatcaactcaCTAGAGACACATTTACTGTCACAAG ATTCAAGAGAAAGCACAGATGATCTGAGGATTGTGCTGCTGGGAAAAACTGGAGTTGGGAAGAGTGCAACAGGAAACACAATCTTAGGAAGAGACGCGTTTAAGGCAGAAACATCTCAAGAGTCAGTAACTAAAGAGAGTCAGAGAGAATCATCTGAAATCAACGGCCGAAACGTTACTGTGATCGACACTCCAGGACTGTTTGATACTGAACTGAGTAATGAGGAGATCCAGAGAGAAATCAGACACTGCATCTCCATGATCCTGCCTGGACCACATGTGTTCATCATTGTGCTCAATTTAGGACAACGATTCactaaacatgaggaaacatcAGTGAAGATCATCCAAGAGACGTTTGGAGAGAAATCTTTAATGTTCACCATGGTGCTCTTCACCAGAGGAGATTTCCTGAAGAACAAAACTATTGAACAGTGTTTGGGAAAACCTGGATCTCCTTTGATGAAGCTGATTGAAGCGTGTGGAAACAGATTCCATGTGTTCAATAATAATCAGACTGGAGACCGAACACAGGTGTCTGATCTACTGGAGAAGATAGACAACATGGTGAGAGTGAACGGAGGGAGTTTCTACTCATGTAAGATGttcagagagatggagagagaaagacaagAACAACAGATGAAGATCCTGATGGACAGAGTCAGTGaaagagaagaactgatgaagaaactagaagaagagaaagagagaatgaagaAGATGATGAAGGAAGAACGACAGAATCAtgacaaagagagaaagagaagagaagaagaacTCAAAATAGAAATAAGAGAACAAGAGAAACATCAGAGAGAGATACGagacgagatgagacgagaacgagaaacatttaaacatgaaaTAGAGGAAATGAGACAAGAAAAAGAGAATTtgaagaaagaaaaggaaaaactcCAGATCAAATATGACACTGAAACAGACAGACTGATGAACAGAATAGAGAATGAGAGGaagaaaagagaagaagagTTTAATGAGAGAGAAGAACGAATACAAAACACTaatgaaagagaaagaagatCTTCAGACTAA